The Gemella massiliensis DNA segment ACTTGATAAAGAACCTCAAAACCACCTTGAAGATCTAGTCCTAAGTTTACTTTTTTTGCATTAGATTTTGAAGTTAATCCTATTGTTGTCAGAATAATTACTACTAATGACAAAAAAGCAAGTATTCTACTAGATTTTTTCTTCACGTTCTTTCTTCCTCTCATGAACGTTCTCCTTTATTTTCAAATTTTGACTGTTGTAATAATTTTTTATATAGTGATTACTTTCCAGTAGTACCACAACACAATTACAATTAGCAAAAGTGAATTAATTTTTAGCAGTCAATTTTTTATTAATTATTTAACTTGTAAATAAATACACGCTACCTATTAATGTATCAAATTTTTAGTAAGTTCGCAAGTATTATTCTATCGCATCTACATATTTTTCAATATATTTTATAACCGAAAAATCATTATTATTCCCAATAACTTCGTCACACATCTCGCAAATTGCAGTGGTTGCATTATTTGGACAAACGCTCCACCCCGCAACATCGAACATTTCTTTATCGTTGAAGTTATCGCCGAACACCACACAATCATCAGTTGTATAACCGTAGTATTCAGCTAACTTTTCTATAGCAGCCCCTTTGTTACAATTTTTAGGCATAATATCAAAGAAATCTGTCGCTGAAAATGTACCGTCAACCGGAAAAACTTCTTTTACCTTCCCAAAAAAATGTTCTACTTTCTTATGGTCTTTTGAAATCATCATCACCTTTTGACAACTCTCATTATTTTTTTTAATTTCTCCAATAATATCATTATGAACATACATGGGAGTTTTTAACTCTTCCGGCATATTTTCTTCAAGTCGTTTCATTCTTTTCATACTAAATGATAATCTATCACAGTAAATATAATTCAGTGTATATATATGAAACTCTATACTGCTGTCATTTAACTCCCTATACATAGAATATATAGCTTCAATTTCCTCTATTTCAAAGTTTTTCTTATATACTATTTCCCCTGTTTTAAGATTACGAATTAAACTACCGTTATTTGAAATAACAACATCATTCATCCCCAAATTATGATAATAATGTTTTACAGCAATATCCGGCCTACCTGTTGCTATAATAAATTTTATATCTTTAGCCTGTAATTTATTCATAATTTCTTTTGCATTCGGAGCAATTTCTTTTTTATCATTTAGAAACGTGCCGTCCATATCTGTTATAAACCATTTCATATTTCTATTTTTTCTCCTTTGTAAACACCAAAAACTTACTTATTACATAATTAGCTGCTAAAACAACAAATTGAATTATAAATTTCGATATATAGGCATTCATTCCAATATATATAAATAACTCCACTCCAAATACTTCAATAACTAATGTTGATAATCTTGCTGTAAAAAATTTAGTAAGTTCATAAAAAATTTTTCTAAAACCGATAGCCTTTGAATTAAAAACATATTTAGCATTAACAAAATAAGCAAATAATATAGATAAAGTTATTGATATTAAATTAGCAGGTCGAACCGCCATACCGTAATAATATAAAATAAAATAGGTTACAACATTTACAAGTGTTGTACAAACACCAAAGAAAATATAATTGACAACACTTTTATATCGTGGCTCTTTATATAATTCCAAACATTTATTAATTAAATTTTTCATAGTATCCTCTTTTAAAAACATAATATTTCTTGAAAAGATTTTTATAATATTAGTCGCAGAAAAAACACTATCTATATAATCATCTTTATTAAAAATATTTTATATAGAAAACAGTAATAATTTTCTTTAACCAAAAATATATTTTCTTTTTTATAATTTACTATACAATTTTATTTCCGGATATTTATCATTAAACCAATTCATAGCAAAATCATTTTCAAACAAGAACACATAATTATCTTGTAAGTCTTTTACTAAAATACTACGTGAGCTTGACATATTTTCATTTACTAAATCTTCATTCTCTATCCAGCGTGTTGTCTTCTGTCCAATACGTTCCATTATAACTTCTGTATTATATTCGTTTTTCATACGATGTTCAAATACTTCAAACTGTAGTTGCCCTACTGCTCCTAAAATAATTTGGTTAGTATGTAATGTTTTATAATATTGAATTGCTCCTTCTTGAACAAGTTGTTCCACACCCTTATGAAAATGTTTTTGTTTAAGCACATTTTTAGCCGAAACTTTAACAAAAATTTCCGATGTAAACGACGGTAAAGCCTCAAATTCTACTTTTTTATTTTGGTACAATGTATCACCAATTTGGTAATTGCCACTATCATATAAACCTATAATATCTCCCGCATAGGCTACGTCGACGGTTTCTTTGTCATCAGCCATAAAGTTTGTAGAGCGTGATATTTTCAATTTTTTCCCGGTTCTCGTCAATATTACATCCATACCACGATTAAATTCTCCTGAACACACACGCAAAAATGCTATCCTATCACGATGTTTAGGGTCCATGTTAGCTTGAATTTTAAAAATAAATCCTGAGAAATCCGAATCAATCGGATTAACATCATTTCCGACTACATCTTTTCGACCTTTTGGTGTTGGAGCATTATCAACATAATAGTTTAAAAAACTCTCTACTCCGAATGATGATAATGCAGAACCGAAGAAAACAGGAGTTTGTTCACCTTTTAGTTGTTTATCATAGTCATAGTCAACTCCGGCTTCTGTAATTAAAATCATGTTTTCTACACATTTTTGGTACATTGTATCTTGAGATAATGGGTTATTATCAATAATATTATACTCCTTATCTAATTCAACAAACTCGCTATTTTCACTAAACGGTTCTATATAATGATTTTTTCTATCCATGATACCGAAAAAATTTTGCCCCATACCAACCGGTAAATTCATCGGATATGTTTCAATTCCCAATTTCTCTTCAATTTCTTCTAATAATTCCAGTGGTTCTTTAATTTCTCTGTCAAGTTTATTAATAAAGGTAAAGATTGGGATCCCACGCATTCGACATACTTTAAACAGTTTTAACGTTTGTGCTTCAATACCTTTTGCTCCGTCAATAACCATAACCGCACTATCTACCGCCATTAATGTTCTATATGTGTCTTCCGAGAAATCTTCATGCCCCGGTGTATCAAGAATATTAATAATTTTATTATCATAATCAAATTGCATTACTGACGATGTAACTGAAATACCTCTTTGTTTTTCAATATCCATCCAATCACTTTTGGCAAATTTTCCTGTTTTTTTCCCCTTTACCGTTCCAGCTTCTCTTATTGCTCCACCAAACAGCAATAATTTTTCAGTTAAAGTCGTCTTCCCTGCATCAGGGTGAGAGATAATCGCAAAGGTTCTTCTTTTTTCTACTTGTTCTTTTATCTGTTCTATCACTTTATTATCCTTTCTTTACTACCCTATCGTTAAACTTTTTCTCTGCTTCTTCAAGCGCTACAATCGGGTCAGAGTGCCAGACTTTTTTACCGCCTTTAAGAATTTCATAATCTTCTCTTCCTTTTGATGCTAGAATAACTACATCTCCGGGATTAGCTAATTCGATAACTCTTTTTACCGCATCCGTTCTGAACCAAATTTTCTCATAATTTTTATGCGTCATTCCCTTTTCAATAGATGACATTAAAACTTCTACATCTTCATCACGTGGGCTGTCCGTAGTAATAACCACATAATCCGCTTCTGAAATAATTTCACCAATTAACGGACCTTTAGAAATATCACGTCCACCTCCCATTCCTGTAACAAGTAGCGTTCTTTTTCCACGTCTTATATCTCGTGTTGCTTCTAACAATTTTTTATATCCATCCGGTGTATGAGCGAAATCACTTATTATGTCTATTGGTAAATTATCACCTAATATTTCCATTCTTCCATAAAGTGGACTTAATTTCGGTAAAATCTCTACTATATTTTCTACACGTTTACCTTTTAACCATACTGCAATCATTGAAGCAAGTACATTACTCACCATAAAATCTCCGATATAATTCATAACACATTTAAACTCCCCTTCAGGAGATTTTAAAGTAAATCCGGTTTTATATACACCATTTTCTTTATATTGTGTAATATTATATGCAAAAAAATCAGCGGTTTTATCTTTTAATGAATATGTAATTTCTTGATGATATAAGCACTTAGCCATTATATTATAATAGTCATCATCTTTATTTAAAACACCAAATTTTGCTTCATTCAAATTATTTCCCAGTGTTGAGAACAAAAGTGATTTATCATAGGCATAGGTTTGCATATCGCCATGAAAATCAAGATGTTCGTGTGTTAAATTAGTAAAAATCGCAATATCAATATCTACATTATATATTCTACCCAATACCATTGCATGTGATGATGCCTCAAATGCAAAGTTTTTAATATGCTGTTTTCTTACTTCACCAATTTTATTATGGAGCGTTACAACATCTGGTGTTGTGTTACCTAAATATATCGGTGTTTCATCATTTTTGCAAAAACCGTTTGTCCCAAGATATGCACTGGTTTCTCCAAATAGGCGTAACATATTATGAATAAGTGTTGAAATACTTGTCTTCCCGTTAGTTCCTGTTACCGCCACCGTATGAACCTTTTCACCAACATTTAAACGATTTGCTATTATACTTGCTATTTTTTCTATTTCCGTTTCTTTAACAACAATAACAGCACAAGTATCAGTCGGATAATCTTCATAACGACTGGCAATAACTAAACTTGCCCCTTGTTTAATTACCTTCTCTATATAGTTGTGTCCGTCTACCGTATATCCCTTAATCGCAATAAACACATCACCTTCTCCAATATTTCGTGAATCTTGTGAAACGGTGTTTACATTTTCAGGTAAAGTACCGTAAATTGTTTTTATTTTTATATTGTCTATAATATCTAATATATTCATCGTGTATATACCTTTTTTAAAATTTTCTAACTACTAAATTATACCATGCATGTAAACAATACTCAACTCAATACACTAAATATATTGCACTGTGATTAAAACTATTGTAAGATAGTAAGGAAGAAAATTTCGATAAAGTATTTTAATCGTCCAACTAGATTTTTAATTATTCTTAAAGGAGTTCTCATGTGTAATGAATTAATTAACAACTTACTCAATCAAATAACAAATCATAATATTGTAAAGATCACTTTTTCTAATATCCGCAATAAAGATCTTGAACTGGATAAAGTTATTGCCAAACTTGTTGAAATAAAAAATGACATTTATATTCAATTTGAATATCGCTACAAACGAGTTATAAAACACAAAAATATAGATATTGCCAATAAGATTGACTTAAACAAAATATTAGAAGAATTATTCTCACTGGCTAAAGATATTAATGTTATTTCCGGTGACGAAATAATAAATATAAAAATTTCTAAAAAATTTAAAATAAGTATTAAACGTACCAAAACAACTAAAAAGGAGATAACGTTTAACCACAATAACAAGAAAGAATATTTTCTTGATGAAAAAACTACTTACCCATTTCTAGTTGAACTCGGTATTCAAAATCTCGACGGTAGAATTAAAAAAAGTAAATTTAATAAATTTAAACAAATAAATAAATATTTAGAATTTATTAAACATAGCGTTGATCAATTAGACAACAAAAATCAAATAACAATTCTTGATTTTGGTAGCGGAAAAAGTTATTTGACATTTTCTACCTATTATTATTTAACAGAAAAGTTAAATCTTAATGTAAAATTAATCGGTATTGATTTAAAGAAAGAGGCAATTAATCTCTGTAATCAAATTGCTCAAAAATTAAATTTTAATAACCTTTCTTTTGTTTATGGAGATGTTATTGACTATGAAAATGAGGAAAATATTGACATGGTCATCAGTCTTCATGCCTGCAACACGGCGACTGATATAGCTATTATTAAAGCACTTACATGGCAAGCTAAGATATTTCTTGCCGTACCATGTTGTCAAAAAGAAATTAATTCTCAACTAACAACCGATTTTATACCACTTATGCTGAAACATGGTATTATAAAAGAAAAATTTTCTACGCTTCTTACCGATTCTATCCGTAGTGAAGCATTAGAAATATTCGGTTATAAATCTGATATTGTCGAGTTTATCTCTGAAGAAAATACACCAAAAAATCAGCTTATACGTGCTTTTAAAACAACAAATAATATTGATATAAAAAAACTACAAGAATTAAAAAAATTTACTGAGATGTTAAACATTAAAATGTTTTTACTTGATGAAATTGAGAAATTAATGTAACTCTTAATTCAAAACCGCAAAAAAACTGAACAGGAATTTTCTGCT contains these protein-coding regions:
- a CDS encoding Cof-type HAD-IIB family hydrolase, translated to MKWFITDMDGTFLNDKKEIAPNAKEIMNKLQAKDIKFIIATGRPDIAVKHYYHNLGMNDVVISNNGSLIRNLKTGEIVYKKNFEIEEIEAIYSMYRELNDSSIEFHIYTLNYIYCDRLSFSMKRMKRLEENMPEELKTPMYVHNDIIGEIKKNNESCQKVMMISKDHKKVEHFFGKVKEVFPVDGTFSATDFFDIMPKNCNKGAAIEKLAEYYGYTTDDCVVFGDNFNDKEMFDVAGWSVCPNNATTAICEMCDEVIGNNNDFSVIKYIEKYVDAIE
- a CDS encoding GtrA family protein gives rise to the protein MKNLINKCLELYKEPRYKSVVNYIFFGVCTTLVNVVTYFILYYYGMAVRPANLISITLSILFAYFVNAKYVFNSKAIGFRKIFYELTKFFTARLSTLVIEVFGVELFIYIGMNAYISKFIIQFVVLAANYVISKFLVFTKEKK
- a CDS encoding peptide chain release factor 3 encodes the protein MIEQIKEQVEKRRTFAIISHPDAGKTTLTEKLLLFGGAIREAGTVKGKKTGKFAKSDWMDIEKQRGISVTSSVMQFDYDNKIINILDTPGHEDFSEDTYRTLMAVDSAVMVIDGAKGIEAQTLKLFKVCRMRGIPIFTFINKLDREIKEPLELLEEIEEKLGIETYPMNLPVGMGQNFFGIMDRKNHYIEPFSENSEFVELDKEYNIIDNNPLSQDTMYQKCVENMILITEAGVDYDYDKQLKGEQTPVFFGSALSSFGVESFLNYYVDNAPTPKGRKDVVGNDVNPIDSDFSGFIFKIQANMDPKHRDRIAFLRVCSGEFNRGMDVILTRTGKKLKISRSTNFMADDKETVDVAYAGDIIGLYDSGNYQIGDTLYQNKKVEFEALPSFTSEIFVKVSAKNVLKQKHFHKGVEQLVQEGAIQYYKTLHTNQIILGAVGQLQFEVFEHRMKNEYNTEVIMERIGQKTTRWIENEDLVNENMSSSRSILVKDLQDNYVFLFENDFAMNWFNDKYPEIKLYSKL
- a CDS encoding UDP-N-acetylmuramoyl-L-alanyl-D-glutamate--2,6-diaminopimelate ligase, producing MNILDIIDNIKIKTIYGTLPENVNTVSQDSRNIGEGDVFIAIKGYTVDGHNYIEKVIKQGASLVIASRYEDYPTDTCAVIVVKETEIEKIASIIANRLNVGEKVHTVAVTGTNGKTSISTLIHNMLRLFGETSAYLGTNGFCKNDETPIYLGNTTPDVVTLHNKIGEVRKQHIKNFAFEASSHAMVLGRIYNVDIDIAIFTNLTHEHLDFHGDMQTYAYDKSLLFSTLGNNLNEAKFGVLNKDDDYYNIMAKCLYHQEITYSLKDKTADFFAYNITQYKENGVYKTGFTLKSPEGEFKCVMNYIGDFMVSNVLASMIAVWLKGKRVENIVEILPKLSPLYGRMEILGDNLPIDIISDFAHTPDGYKKLLEATRDIRRGKRTLLVTGMGGGRDISKGPLIGEIISEADYVVITTDSPRDEDVEVLMSSIEKGMTHKNYEKIWFRTDAVKRVIELANPGDVVILASKGREDYEILKGGKKVWHSDPIVALEEAEKKFNDRVVKKG
- a CDS encoding class I SAM-dependent methyltransferase, translating into MCNELINNLLNQITNHNIVKITFSNIRNKDLELDKVIAKLVEIKNDIYIQFEYRYKRVIKHKNIDIANKIDLNKILEELFSLAKDINVISGDEIINIKISKKFKISIKRTKTTKKEITFNHNNKKEYFLDEKTTYPFLVELGIQNLDGRIKKSKFNKFKQINKYLEFIKHSVDQLDNKNQITILDFGSGKSYLTFSTYYYLTEKLNLNVKLIGIDLKKEAINLCNQIAQKLNFNNLSFVYGDVIDYENEENIDMVISLHACNTATDIAIIKALTWQAKIFLAVPCCQKEINSQLTTDFIPLMLKHGIIKEKFSTLLTDSIRSEALEIFGYKSDIVEFISEENTPKNQLIRAFKTTNNIDIKKLQELKKFTEMLNIKMFLLDEIEKLM